A DNA window from Streptomyces bacillaris contains the following coding sequences:
- a CDS encoding MmpS family transport accessory protein, which yields MKHTHRTGGRLRAAAGALAATGLVLALGACSADSVDEAVGKAVDKTVDETYEVTYEVTGKSVDEITFHGGGGDAMNPKLETVSSPTLPWKKTVTLRGIMPPAVMPMAVEADGTDVACTITYKGEVIKEAKGEGMLTAGGCVAVSPVVG from the coding sequence ATGAAGCACACCCACCGCACCGGCGGCCGTCTGCGCGCGGCTGCCGGCGCCCTCGCCGCCACCGGCCTCGTCCTCGCCCTCGGTGCCTGTTCGGCCGATTCGGTGGACGAGGCGGTCGGCAAGGCGGTCGACAAGACCGTGGACGAGACGTACGAGGTCACGTACGAGGTGACCGGCAAGAGCGTCGACGAGATCACCTTCCACGGGGGCGGCGGGGACGCCATGAACCCGAAGCTGGAGACCGTCTCCTCGCCCACCCTGCCGTGGAAGAAGACCGTGACGCTGCGCGGCATCATGCCGCCCGCCGTCATGCCCATGGCGGTGGAGGCCGACGGTACGGACGTCGCCTGCACCATCACGTACAAGGGCGAGGTGATCAAGGAGGCGAAGGGCGAGGGCATGCTCACCGCGGGCGGCTGCGTCGCCGTCTCGCCGGTCGTCGGCTGA
- a CDS encoding DUF5691 domain-containing protein has translation MPSTTTGPTTVASSTAVASYPLAPLPWEELVTSALLGTDRRPPTAPGGQVPADGAGALLDAAALHTVRRRAGLLPAVAGARPAPAPHDPRPGLPEAARHRLAQLLADRAAPAASGRRGAAPDLTELIPQWLAGANQQGFRAPADLVPPLLDAARARTDLRPQALAFAGPLGLWLAALNPEWKFALRGSAAGALVPDTDDPETVRTLWEEGLFAERVALLDAVRAQDPAAALELLTTTWSTERAEDRLMFLDALRTGLGAGDEEFLEQALTDRSRNVRATAAELLSALPSSAFAGRMAARAASCVHPDRTGAGLSIAVEAPHECDAGMQRDGVAAVPPNGRGRRSWWLGQLVEATPLGVWQERFGGRPPEEIVALPVADDWAGELHAAWCRAAIRQRDPHWARALLGEASAPPADSPGPASIAERSKLLAVLSEAERADWVAAFIAAHGLSEAFQLLGVCTVPWTGPLGRAVVDALDIARDGGSYPWSFSGVMGLAERCLDPAEADRLEVLTATPDEREGASPGAGSYWSEAFQRLVSTLRLRAAMEAELTA, from the coding sequence ATGCCCAGCACCACTACCGGTCCGACCACGGTCGCTTCCTCGACCGCCGTCGCCTCCTACCCCCTCGCCCCGCTCCCCTGGGAGGAGTTGGTCACCTCGGCGCTGCTGGGGACCGACCGGCGCCCGCCGACGGCGCCCGGAGGTCAGGTGCCGGCCGACGGCGCGGGGGCCCTGCTGGACGCCGCCGCCCTGCACACCGTGCGGCGGCGGGCCGGGCTGCTGCCCGCCGTGGCGGGGGCCAGGCCCGCGCCCGCGCCGCACGACCCGCGCCCGGGGCTCCCCGAGGCGGCCCGGCACCGGCTCGCCCAGCTGCTGGCCGACCGGGCCGCTCCGGCCGCCTCCGGACGGCGCGGGGCCGCACCCGACCTCACCGAGCTGATACCCCAGTGGCTGGCCGGCGCCAACCAGCAGGGGTTCCGGGCCCCGGCCGACCTGGTGCCGCCGCTGCTGGACGCCGCGCGGGCCCGCACCGACCTGCGCCCGCAGGCGCTCGCCTTCGCCGGGCCGCTGGGCCTGTGGCTGGCGGCGCTGAACCCGGAGTGGAAGTTCGCCCTGCGCGGTTCGGCGGCCGGTGCGCTCGTCCCCGACACCGACGACCCGGAAACGGTGCGCACGCTGTGGGAGGAGGGGCTGTTCGCGGAGCGGGTCGCGCTGCTCGACGCCGTACGGGCGCAGGATCCCGCCGCCGCGCTCGAACTGCTCACCACCACCTGGTCCACCGAACGGGCCGAGGACCGGCTGATGTTCCTGGACGCCCTGCGGACCGGGCTCGGCGCCGGGGACGAGGAGTTCCTGGAGCAGGCGCTCACCGACCGCAGCCGCAATGTGCGCGCCACGGCGGCCGAGCTGCTCTCCGCCCTGCCCTCATCGGCCTTCGCCGGGCGGATGGCGGCCCGTGCGGCGTCGTGCGTCCACCCCGACCGTACGGGGGCCGGGCTCTCCATCGCAGTGGAGGCGCCGCACGAGTGCGACGCCGGGATGCAGCGCGACGGGGTGGCGGCCGTTCCGCCCAACGGCCGGGGCCGGCGCTCCTGGTGGCTCGGGCAGTTGGTGGAGGCCACGCCGCTCGGGGTCTGGCAGGAGCGGTTCGGCGGGCGCCCGCCCGAGGAGATCGTGGCGCTGCCGGTCGCGGACGACTGGGCGGGCGAGCTGCACGCCGCCTGGTGCCGGGCCGCGATCCGCCAGCGCGACCCGCACTGGGCGCGGGCCCTGCTGGGCGAGGCGTCGGCGCCTCCGGCCGACTCCCCCGGTCCCGCCTCGATCGCGGAGCGGTCCAAGCTCCTTGCGGTGCTCTCCGAGGCCGAACGGGCGGACTGGGTGGCCGCGTTCATCGCCGCGCACGGGCTCTCCGAGGCGTTCCAGCTGCTCGGGGTCTGCACGGTGCCGTGGACGGGCCCGCTCGGGCGCGCCGTGGTGGACGCGCTCGACATCGCGCGGGACGGCGGGAGTTACCCGTGGAGCTTCAGCGGGGTGATGGGCCTGGCCGAGCGCTGCCTCGACCCGGCCGAGGCCGACCGCCTGGAGGTCCTCACGGCCACCCCGGACGAGCGGGAGGGGGCGTCACCGGGGGCCGGGAGTTACTGGTCGGAGGCGTTCCAGCGCCTGGTCTCCACCCTGCGCCTGCGCGCCGCGATGGAGGCCGAACTGACCGCCTGA
- a CDS encoding esterase/lipase family protein: MKLPLSLPLPPRPSTALLAATVLELVVLTGHLAAYPFGIAQERHARRPAPDHQRHAPGTSTGLHHLPGSQDAERPVVLLHGFIDNRSVFVLLRRALARHGRRHLASLNYSPLTRDLRTAAELLGRHVEEVCARTGQREVDIVGHSLGGLIARYYVQRLGGDHRVRTLVTLGTPHGGTAVAPGAGIHPIVRQMRGGSPLIEELRRPAPGCRTRFVSFWGELDQVMVPVETACVDHPDLDAVNVRVTGIGHLALPVHPAVATAVREALESQRTREGTAPSTGTSSVA, from the coding sequence GTGAAACTTCCCCTTTCCCTCCCCTTACCGCCCCGCCCCTCCACCGCACTGCTCGCCGCCACCGTGCTGGAGCTGGTCGTCCTCACCGGCCATCTCGCCGCCTACCCCTTCGGCATCGCCCAGGAGCGCCACGCCCGGCGCCCGGCGCCGGACCACCAACGCCACGCCCCCGGCACCAGCACCGGCCTCCACCATCTGCCCGGCTCCCAGGACGCCGAGCGGCCCGTCGTCCTGCTCCACGGCTTCATCGACAACCGCTCCGTCTTCGTCCTGCTGCGCCGCGCGCTCGCCCGGCACGGCCGCCGCCATCTGGCGTCCCTCAACTACTCGCCGCTCACCCGCGACCTGCGCACCGCCGCCGAACTGCTCGGCCGGCACGTGGAGGAGGTCTGCGCCCGCACCGGACAGCGCGAGGTCGACATCGTCGGGCACAGCCTCGGCGGCCTGATCGCCCGCTACTACGTCCAGCGGCTGGGTGGCGACCACCGGGTGCGCACCCTCGTCACGCTCGGCACGCCGCACGGCGGCACCGCCGTCGCCCCCGGGGCAGGCATTCACCCCATCGTGCGGCAGATGCGCGGCGGTTCCCCGCTGATCGAGGAACTGCGCCGCCCCGCGCCGGGGTGCCGGACCCGGTTCGTCAGCTTCTGGGGCGAGCTGGACCAGGTCATGGTCCCGGTCGAGACGGCCTGCGTGGACCACCCCGACCTGGACGCCGTGAACGTACGCGTCACCGGGATCGGGCATCTCGCGCTGCCGGTGCACCCGGCGGTCGCCACCGCCGTCCGTGAGGCTCTGGAGTCACAGCGGACCCGGGAGGGCACAGCCCCCTCAACCGGAACGTCCTCTGTCGCTTAG
- a CDS encoding DUF5682 family protein: MSDRTVSEAPVAETPVAETPVPATAIPVLAAPLLLGVRHHGPGSARAVRAALDAARPAAVLIEGPPEGDALLPLAADPQMRPPVALLAHALDDPGRAAFWPLAEFSPEWVAIRWALAHGVPVRFIDLPATHSLALKEPQGEGAAPAPEVPADEAVTPAVDPIRVLAETAGYDDPERWWEDVVEHRSPAATPRTAADALAPFAALAEAMTALREAYGDGGHPRDAVREAYMRIQLRTARKEFGDGVAVVCGAWHVPALATRTTLAADRALLKGLPKVKTEMTWVPWTHRRLARHSGYGAGIDSPGWYGHLFAAADRPIERWMTKVAGLLREEDRSVSTAHVIEAVRLAETLAAMRGRPVAGLGETTDAVRAVMCEGSDVPLALIQDRLVVGETLGEVPDSAPAVPLQRDLTRTQRTLRLKPEALERQIDLDLRKETDAARSRLLYRLRLLGIGWGEPAEGRSRSTGTFRESWRLRWEPELHVRVAEAGVWGTTVESAATAKAESQALAATALSEVTALAEHCLLAGLADALPVVMKALADRAALDADVGHLADALPALARSLRYGDVRATDTAALSEVAAGLAERICVGLPPACTGLDADGAEALRRQIDGVHSAIGLLAAGAGPAEADTAASTEADGTSAEATPAGAGPATPAEATPTGATSPEATPADGLRDRWSAVLRKLAGRDTVAGLIRGRVTRLLLDDGGLTEDEAARLMGLALSPGTPPTDAAAWIEGFVGGASGGGMLLVHDERLLALVDTWLTGVPADTFTDVLPLLRRTFSAFEPGVRRTLGELARRGPAPEHAGSDGTDHGCPGFGPGLDTDRADAVEPVLHLLLAGAAAPSEASA; encoded by the coding sequence ATGAGCGACCGCACCGTATCCGAGGCGCCGGTGGCTGAGACGCCCGTGGCCGAGACGCCTGTCCCCGCTACCGCCATACCCGTCCTCGCCGCCCCCCTGCTGCTGGGTGTGCGGCACCACGGTCCCGGCTCGGCGCGGGCGGTCCGGGCCGCGCTCGACGCCGCCCGGCCGGCCGCCGTCCTCATCGAGGGGCCGCCCGAGGGGGACGCGCTGCTGCCGCTCGCCGCCGACCCGCAGATGCGGCCGCCCGTCGCCCTGCTCGCCCACGCCCTGGACGACCCCGGGCGGGCCGCCTTCTGGCCGCTGGCCGAGTTCTCGCCGGAGTGGGTGGCCATCCGCTGGGCCCTCGCCCACGGTGTCCCGGTCCGCTTCATCGACCTCCCGGCCACCCACTCCCTGGCCCTGAAGGAGCCCCAAGGCGAGGGGGCCGCACCCGCTCCCGAGGTCCCGGCCGACGAAGCGGTCACCCCTGCCGTCGACCCGATCCGCGTGCTCGCGGAGACCGCCGGATACGACGACCCCGAGCGCTGGTGGGAGGACGTCGTCGAGCACCGCTCACCCGCCGCCACCCCCCGTACGGCCGCCGACGCGCTCGCCCCCTTCGCCGCGCTCGCGGAGGCCATGACGGCGCTGCGCGAGGCGTACGGGGACGGCGGGCACCCCCGGGACGCCGTGCGCGAGGCGTACATGCGGATCCAACTGCGCACCGCGCGCAAGGAGTTCGGGGACGGGGTCGCCGTCGTCTGCGGCGCCTGGCACGTCCCCGCGCTCGCCACCCGCACCACCCTTGCCGCCGACCGGGCCCTCCTCAAGGGGCTCCCCAAGGTCAAGACCGAGATGACGTGGGTGCCCTGGACCCACCGCCGCCTCGCCCGGCACAGCGGTTACGGTGCCGGGATCGACTCGCCCGGCTGGTACGGGCACCTCTTCGCCGCCGCCGACCGGCCCATCGAGCGCTGGATGACCAAGGTCGCCGGACTCCTGCGCGAGGAGGACCGGTCCGTCTCCACCGCCCATGTCATCGAGGCCGTCCGGCTCGCGGAGACGCTCGCCGCGATGCGGGGCCGCCCGGTGGCCGGGCTGGGCGAGACCACCGACGCGGTACGGGCCGTGATGTGCGAGGGCTCCGACGTACCGCTCGCGCTCATCCAGGACCGCCTGGTCGTCGGGGAGACCCTCGGTGAGGTGCCCGACAGCGCCCCCGCCGTCCCGCTCCAGCGCGATCTCACCCGCACCCAACGCACCCTGCGGCTCAAGCCGGAGGCCCTGGAGCGGCAGATCGACCTCGACCTGCGCAAGGAGACCGACGCCGCCCGCAGTCGCCTGCTGTACCGGCTGCGCCTCCTCGGCATCGGCTGGGGCGAACCGGCCGAGGGCCGGAGCCGCAGCACCGGCACCTTCCGGGAGAGCTGGCGGCTGCGCTGGGAGCCCGAGCTGCACGTCCGGGTCGCGGAGGCCGGGGTGTGGGGCACCACCGTGGAGTCCGCCGCCACGGCCAAGGCCGAGTCCCAGGCCCTTGCGGCGACCGCGCTCTCCGAGGTCACCGCCCTCGCCGAGCACTGCCTCCTGGCCGGGCTGGCCGATGCGCTGCCCGTCGTGATGAAGGCCCTCGCGGACCGCGCCGCGCTCGACGCGGACGTGGGCCACCTCGCGGACGCCCTCCCGGCCCTCGCCCGCTCCCTGCGCTACGGGGACGTGCGCGCCACCGACACCGCCGCGCTCTCCGAGGTCGCCGCCGGACTGGCCGAGCGGATCTGCGTCGGCCTGCCCCCGGCCTGCACCGGCCTTGACGCGGACGGGGCCGAGGCGCTGCGCCGCCAGATCGACGGGGTGCACAGCGCGATCGGGCTGCTCGCCGCGGGCGCCGGGCCCGCCGAAGCGGATACCGCCGCGTCCACCGAGGCCGACGGCACGTCCGCCGAAGCCACGCCCGCCGGAGCCGGCCCCGCCACGCCCGCCGAAGCCACTCCAACCGGAGCCACGTCCCCCGAAGCCACCCCCGCCGACGGCCTCCGCGACCGCTGGAGCGCCGTCCTGCGCAAGCTCGCCGGCCGTGACACGGTCGCCGGGCTCATCCGGGGCCGGGTCACCCGGCTGCTGCTCGACGACGGAGGGCTCACCGAGGACGAGGCGGCCCGGCTCATGGGCCTGGCCCTCTCGCCCGGCACCCCGCCCACCGACGCGGCCGCCTGGATCGAGGGGTTCGTCGGCGGGGCCTCCGGCGGTGGCATGCTCCTGGTCCACGACGAGCGGCTGCTCGCCCTGGTCGACACCTGGCTCACCGGCGTCCCCGCCGACACCTTCACCGACGTACTGCCGCTCCTGCGCCGTACGTTCTCCGCCTTCGAGCCGGGCGTACGCCGCACCCTCGGGGAGCTGGCCCGGCGCGGCCCCGCCCCCGAGCACGCCGGGAGCGACGGCACGGACCACGGCTGCCCGGGCTTCGGACCCGGCCTGGACACGGACCGCGCCGACGCCGTGGAGCCGGTACTGCACCTGCTCCTGGCCGGGGCCGCCGCCCCGTCGGAGGCGAGCGCATGA
- a CDS encoding VWA domain-containing protein yields MTTTDSPTTDSPTTTTAATAQDDTRTGDTMDTASDTATAPTAPCPPSAQHATTPAPDGERMRRWRMVLGADSAEATGCTLTGQDVAMDGALEALYGGGGKKPGSRGGGGRSAGLGASAPSVARWLGDIRTYFPSSVVQVMQRDAIDRLGLSALLLEPEMLEAVEADVHLVGTLLSLNKAMPETTKETARAVVRKVVEDLEKQLESRTRATLTGALDRSARISRPRHRDIDWDRTIRANLKNYLTLPGADGEPDTGTVVPERLIGYGRASQSVKKDVILCIDQSGSMAASVVYASVFGAVLASMRTLATRLVVFDTAVVDLTDQLDDPVDVLFGTQLGGGTDINRALAYCQSKISRPADTVVVLISDLYEGGIRDEMLKRVAAMKASGVQFVTLLALSDEGAPAYDHEHAAALGVLGAPAFACTPDLFPDIMAAAIEKRPLPIPDREAQP; encoded by the coding sequence ATGACCACGACGGACAGTCCCACCACGGACAGCCCCACGACGACCACCGCCGCCACCGCACAGGACGACACCCGCACGGGGGACACCATGGACACGGCGTCGGACACAGCGACAGCACCGACCGCACCATGCCCACCATCCGCACAGCACGCCACCACTCCCGCCCCCGACGGCGAGCGGATGCGGCGCTGGCGCATGGTGCTCGGCGCGGACAGCGCCGAGGCCACCGGCTGCACCCTCACCGGCCAGGACGTCGCGATGGACGGCGCGCTCGAAGCGCTCTACGGCGGGGGCGGGAAGAAGCCCGGCAGCCGGGGCGGCGGCGGGCGGTCGGCCGGGCTCGGCGCGTCGGCCCCCTCCGTCGCCCGCTGGCTCGGCGACATCCGGACGTACTTCCCCAGCTCCGTCGTCCAGGTCATGCAGCGCGACGCGATCGACCGCCTCGGCCTCTCCGCGCTGCTCCTGGAGCCGGAGATGCTGGAGGCCGTCGAGGCGGACGTCCATCTCGTCGGCACCCTGCTCTCCCTCAACAAGGCCATGCCCGAGACGACCAAGGAGACCGCGCGCGCCGTCGTCCGCAAGGTCGTCGAGGACCTGGAGAAGCAGCTGGAGAGCCGCACCAGGGCCACGCTCACCGGCGCCCTGGACCGCTCCGCGCGGATCAGCCGCCCGCGCCACCGGGACATCGACTGGGACCGCACCATCCGCGCCAACCTGAAGAACTACCTCACCCTCCCCGGCGCGGACGGCGAGCCGGACACCGGCACGGTCGTCCCCGAGCGCCTCATCGGCTACGGCCGCGCCTCGCAGTCGGTGAAGAAGGACGTCATCCTCTGCATCGACCAGTCCGGCTCGATGGCCGCCTCCGTCGTCTACGCCTCGGTCTTCGGCGCGGTGCTCGCCTCCATGCGCACCCTCGCCACCCGTCTCGTCGTCTTCGACACGGCCGTCGTCGACCTCACCGACCAGCTCGACGACCCGGTCGACGTCCTCTTCGGCACCCAGCTCGGCGGCGGCACCGACATCAACCGGGCGCTCGCCTACTGCCAGTCGAAGATCTCCCGGCCCGCCGACACCGTGGTCGTCCTCATCAGCGATCTCTACGAGGGCGGCATCCGCGACGAGATGCTGAAGCGGGTGGCGGCGATGAAGGCGTCCGGGGTGCAGTTCGTGACCCTGCTGGCCCTCTCCGACGAGGGCGCCCCCGCCTACGACCACGAGCACGCGGCGGCGCTCGGCGTGCTGGGCGCGCCCGCGTTCGCCTGTACGCCGGACCTCTTCCCGGACATCATGGCCGCCGCGATCGAGAAGCGGCCCCTGCCCATACCGGACAGGGAGGCCCAGCCGTAG
- a CDS encoding SWIM zinc finger family protein has product MLLSHGGEPSPATEPVARWTVEQVLSLAPDDASRKAGNKLASAGHWSGTGHDASGAVWGLCKGSGSKPYQTVVDTTGPAYKCSCPSRKFPCKHALGLLLLRASGDGQVQQGEPADWASQWLEGRRGRAEAKQARQAAAASGESAPGPADTAAARKRAERRAERAASGALELEQRLTDLLRGGLATADRAGYTLWEETAARMVDAQAPGLAGRVRELGAIPGSGPGWPVRLLEECSLLHLLDTAWLGRERLPEPLAATVRTRVGLPVSAEGPPVRDHWLVLAQYDTADGRLTTRRIWLYGRESGRTALLLSFGAAGRAPELALPVGVTVDAELTPYPGGGLRADLGRRFATPVPVPATPPPGGPAEAALAAYGEALRGDPWLDGWPVTLRDVIPVPSGGGWQLADAEGTDALPLAPAALSRQGLWKLVALSGGAPVTVFGELGHRGFDPFTAWDTGAGRGGGPGEAGGGTVRLI; this is encoded by the coding sequence ATGCTGCTATCTCACGGGGGAGAACCCTCGCCCGCCACGGAACCGGTGGCGCGCTGGACGGTGGAGCAGGTGCTGTCCCTGGCTCCTGACGACGCATCACGCAAGGCGGGGAACAAGCTGGCCTCGGCCGGACACTGGTCGGGGACGGGACACGACGCGTCGGGGGCGGTGTGGGGACTGTGCAAGGGGAGCGGGAGCAAGCCGTATCAGACGGTGGTCGACACCACGGGCCCCGCGTACAAGTGCAGTTGCCCGAGCCGCAAGTTCCCGTGCAAGCACGCGCTGGGGCTGCTGCTGCTCCGGGCCTCCGGCGACGGTCAGGTCCAGCAGGGTGAGCCGGCCGACTGGGCCTCACAGTGGCTGGAGGGCCGCCGGGGCCGGGCGGAGGCCAAGCAGGCCAGGCAGGCGGCCGCCGCGAGCGGGGAGTCCGCGCCGGGCCCGGCCGACACCGCCGCCGCCCGGAAGCGGGCCGAGCGCCGGGCCGAGCGCGCCGCCTCGGGGGCGCTGGAGCTGGAGCAGCGTCTGACCGACCTGCTGCGCGGCGGGCTCGCCACGGCCGACCGCGCGGGCTACACGCTGTGGGAGGAGACCGCCGCCCGCATGGTCGACGCCCAGGCACCCGGACTGGCGGGCCGGGTGCGGGAGTTGGGGGCCATACCGGGATCGGGGCCGGGCTGGCCGGTGCGGCTGCTGGAGGAGTGCAGCCTGCTCCATCTGCTGGACACCGCCTGGCTGGGCCGGGAGCGGCTCCCGGAGCCGCTGGCCGCCACGGTGCGTACGAGGGTGGGGCTGCCCGTGTCCGCCGAGGGCCCGCCGGTCCGCGACCACTGGCTGGTCCTCGCGCAGTACGACACGGCGGACGGCCGGCTCACCACCCGCCGGATCTGGCTGTACGGGAGGGAGTCGGGCCGTACGGCCCTGCTGCTCTCCTTCGGTGCGGCCGGCCGGGCCCCTGAGCTGGCGCTGCCGGTGGGCGTCACGGTCGACGCCGAGCTGACGCCGTACCCGGGTGGCGGTCTCCGGGCCGACCTGGGCCGCCGGTTCGCCACGCCGGTCCCGGTGCCGGCCACCCCGCCGCCGGGCGGCCCCGCCGAGGCCGCCCTCGCCGCGTACGGGGAGGCGCTGCGGGGCGACCCGTGGCTCGACGGCTGGCCGGTCACCCTGCGGGACGTCATACCCGTGCCGTCCGGGGGCGGCTGGCAACTGGCCGACGCCGAGGGCACGGACGCGCTCCCGCTGGCCCCGGCGGCGCTCTCCCGCCAGGGCCTGTGGAAGCTCGTCGCCCTCTCCGGCGGCGCCCCGGTCACGGTCTTCGGAGAGCTGGGCCACCGCGGCTTCGACCCGTTCACGGCCTGGGACACGGGGGCGGGACGCGGGGGCGGACCGGGGGAGGCCGGAGGCGGAACCGTACGGCTCATCTGA
- a CDS encoding ATP-binding protein — protein sequence MTVPETTATTTTAAGETPGETPAKASGAEVLRPHAEDAFADELKALAAADDRPRPARWRLSPWAVATYLQGGTLPDGTVITPKYVGPRRIVEVAVTTLATDRALLLLGVPGTAKTWVSEHLAAAVSGDSTLLVQGTAGTPEEAVRYGWNYAQLLAHGPSRDALVPSPLMRAMSEGMTARVEELTRIPADVQDSLITILSEKTLPVPELGQEVQAVRGFNLIATANDRDRGVNELSSALRRRFNTVVLPLPATPDAEVDIVSRRVDQIGRSLDLPAAPEGLSEIRRVVTVFRELRDGVTTDGRTKLKSPSGTLSTAEAISVVTNGLALAAHFGDGVLRPGDVAAGILGAVVRDPAADRVVWQEYLETVVRERDGWKDFYRACREVSV from the coding sequence ATGACCGTGCCCGAAACCACCGCCACGACCACCACCGCAGCCGGTGAGACGCCCGGTGAGACACCCGCAAAGGCGTCCGGCGCCGAGGTCCTGCGGCCGCACGCCGAGGACGCGTTCGCCGATGAGCTGAAGGCGCTCGCCGCCGCCGACGACCGCCCCCGGCCCGCCCGTTGGCGTCTCTCGCCCTGGGCCGTCGCCACCTATCTCCAGGGCGGGACCCTGCCCGACGGCACGGTGATCACACCGAAGTACGTCGGCCCGCGCCGGATCGTCGAGGTGGCCGTCACCACCCTCGCCACCGACCGCGCGCTGCTCCTGCTCGGCGTCCCCGGCACCGCCAAGACCTGGGTGTCCGAGCACCTCGCCGCCGCCGTCAGCGGCGACTCCACCCTGCTCGTGCAGGGCACCGCGGGCACCCCCGAGGAGGCCGTCCGCTACGGCTGGAACTACGCCCAGCTGCTCGCCCACGGCCCCAGCCGCGACGCGCTGGTGCCCAGCCCGCTGATGCGGGCCATGTCCGAGGGGATGACCGCCCGGGTCGAGGAGCTGACCCGCATCCCCGCCGATGTGCAGGACTCGCTCATCACGATCCTGTCCGAGAAGACCCTGCCCGTCCCCGAGCTGGGGCAGGAGGTCCAGGCCGTCCGCGGGTTCAACCTCATCGCCACGGCCAACGACCGCGACCGGGGCGTCAACGAACTGTCCAGCGCGCTCCGCCGCCGGTTCAACACCGTCGTCCTGCCGCTGCCCGCCACGCCCGATGCCGAGGTCGACATCGTCTCCCGGCGCGTCGACCAGATCGGCCGCTCGCTGGACCTGCCCGCCGCGCCGGAGGGGCTCTCCGAGATCCGGCGCGTGGTGACGGTCTTCCGCGAGCTGCGCGACGGGGTCACCACCGACGGGCGCACCAAGCTCAAGTCCCCCTCGGGCACGCTCTCCACGGCCGAGGCGATCTCCGTCGTCACCAACGGCCTCGCCCTCGCCGCCCACTTCGGCGACGGCGTCCTGCGCCCCGGCGACGTCGCGGCGGGCATCCTCGGCGCGGTCGTCCGGGACCCGGCCGCGGACCGCGTGGTCTGGCAGGAGTACCTGGAGACCGTGGTGCGCGAGCGGGACGGCTGGAAGGACTTCTACCGCGCCTGCCGCGAGGTCTCCGTATGA
- a CDS encoding cobalamin B12-binding domain-containing protein yields the protein MGVTGPIRVVVAKPGLDGHDRGAKVIARALRDAGMEVIYTGLHQTPEQIVDTAIQEDADAIGLSILSGAHNTLFAKVIELLKEREAEDIKVFGGGIIPEDDIPPLKELGVAELFTPGATTTEIVTWVNANVRQPAQT from the coding sequence ATGGGTGTGACCGGTCCGATCCGTGTGGTGGTGGCCAAGCCGGGGCTCGACGGCCATGACCGCGGGGCCAAGGTGATCGCGCGGGCGCTGCGGGACGCCGGTATGGAGGTCATCTATACGGGGCTCCACCAGACACCCGAGCAGATCGTCGACACGGCGATCCAGGAGGACGCCGACGCGATCGGCCTCTCGATCCTCTCCGGCGCGCACAACACGCTGTTCGCCAAGGTGATCGAGCTGCTGAAGGAGCGGGAGGCGGAGGACATCAAGGTGTTCGGCGGCGGGATCATCCCGGAGGACGACATCCCCCCGCTGAAGGAGCTGGGGGTGGCGGAGCTGTTCACGCCGGGCGCCACGACGACCGAGATCGTCACCTGGGTGAACGCGAACGTCCGCCAGCCCGCGCAGACCTGA